From Anaerolineae bacterium:
TTCACGCAGGGCGGTCAGCCGGCGGCCATGTGGAAGAAGAGAAGCACCGGCTGTTTTCCGACATAGTCGGATAACGACACGGTTTCCCCGGTGGCGGTGGGGAGGGTGAAGGCCGGGGCCGGCGAACCTTCTTTCAGCCCGCCAGCGCCCTGACCGCATCCCGCCAGGACGAGCAAAGCGATGAGA
This genomic window contains:
- a CDS encoding redoxin domain-containing protein — its product is MRKVLWLILIALLVLAGCGQGAGGLKEGSPAPAFTLPTATGETVSLSDYVGKQPVLLFFHMAAG